The Flammeovirga yaeyamensis genome segment CTAGATTTCTGAATGCATAGGAGTTAGTGTCGTCAACATATAAAGATTTCATTACATCTTCATACGCTCCTTTTACATCTCCAAGTTGTAGACGACTGTAGGCTCTGTTGTTTAAGCTCAATCCTAAATATTGACTATTCTCTATAACGATATTGAACTGTTCAATAGCCATTTCATGTTCACCAATTAACTGATATTTAAAACCTAAGTTTAAATAGCCGGGCATAAAAGTAGGATCAAGTTCAATTATTTTATTGAAATAGATAAATGACTCTTCTTTTCTTCCAAGTTCATCACTTACTGTTCCTAAATTATTTAATACACCTAAATCAGTACTATCTTTAGCATAGGCCTTTTGTAAATCATTATAGGCCTTATCAAATTGTCTGATGTGAGAAAAAGCAGCTGCGCGGTTGACGAGTATTTCAACATAAGCACTATCAGGGGCATATATTAAAGCTGTAGAAAAATCTCTTATTGCTTTTTGATGATGATTTGATTCAATGTGATAATTACCTCTTTGATGATATAATTTGTAATCTTTAGGGTGGAACAAAATGAGATCATTCATAATCACAATGGCTTTTTGATAATCATTGTAATAGGAATAGATTAACGATTTATCTACTTCATTTGTAATTCGATCTGTTTCATTATCAAATTCTAATTGGTTTAAAGAATCTATGTAATAATTGACTTGTTCCTCAGTCAAATCATAAAAATGTTGTTTTCCCACTTGTCCAATGGAGAAAAATGAAATAGTAAAGAAGCTGAGAGTTAATAGATAGTATTTCATGATACAAAAGTTTGTTTGAAAAAAAAGCCCTACTAAATAGTAGAGCTTCAATATAATAAATTAATATGAACTAAGCTTCAGCTTCTTGTTTCATATGTACCACTCTTTGAGGGAATGGAATTTCAATACCGTTATTATCAAGAGCAATTTTACCCGCTTCTAATGTTTCGAATAAAAATGCCCAGTAATCATCTACTTTAAGGTGTACCCTTAATTGAAGATCAACAGAACTATCGCCAAGGTTAGTCACCCAAACTACTGGAGCTTCAGGTTGCGTTAGTACTCTTTTGTCATCTTTAATGACGTCTAGAAGTACCTGTCTGGCTTTTTTGATATCAGAGTCATAAGAAATGCCAATAGGTACATCACATCTTACAAAACCTTCTCTTGTATAGTTTTTAATTACTCCTCCAGCTAATCCGCCATTAGGAATAAATACATGTCTTCTATGAGGAGTGACAATTGAGGTAGCAAAAAGTCCAATGTCTTCTACAACACCAAGGTGACCTTGTGCTTCGATCAATTCTCCTTTTTTCATTGGTTTTAAAGTTAGAAGTAACGCTCCACCAGCAATATTTGCTAAAGAACCTTGTAAAGCAAGACCAATAGCTAAACCTGCAGAACCTAACATTGCAATGAAAGATGTTGTTTCTACCCCCGCAATACCAATAGCGGCAATTAGAATAATCACCTTTAGGCCAATTTTTACCAAAGAGGTAATGAAGTCGATCAATGCGTGATTATCAGATGATTTCCTTTTTACTTGGTTAGCAACAATATGGGCAACTTTATTGGCAATCATAAATCCTACAATGAGGAATAATATTGCCATGCCAGCCTTTAGACCGTATTCAGTCAAAACGAACGTAAGTTGATCCTGTAGCTTTGAAGAGTTAAAATCCATCAGTTATTAAATTAAGATTGTGTTTGGATTGAGTTAATATTTTATAAAAATAGAAAGTTTTTTTAGTTTTTTGTAAGATCAAGCACAAATTTGTACAATTAAGATCAAAAAAAGATTCACAAAATACGTATGTCAGATTTCAAATCATTAATTGAGGGTGAGCTAAAAGAAGCTCAAACGGTGTTGGAAAAGTTTCTATCAGATGAAAATAATATTCATTCTATAGAAAAGGCTGCTGATCTTTTGGTGGATTCTTTTAAAAATGATGGAAAGGTAATCTCTTGTGGAAATGGTGGTTCACATTGTGATGCAATGCATTTTGCAGAGGAACTTACTGGTAGATACAGAGAAGACAGACCATCAATTGGTGCAATTGCCATATCTGATGCTAGTCACTTATCATGCGTAAGTAACGACTATGGATTTGAGTATGTTTTTTCAAGATACTTGCAAGGAGTTGGTAGAAAAGGAGATGTCCTCTTTGTATTGAGCACAAGTGGTAATTCTCAGAATATTGTCAATGCCATTGATGTCGCTAAAGAGAAAGGTATTAAAGTAATAGCATTAACTGGTAAAGATGGCGGTAAAATGGCAGGGCTAGCTGATGTCGAAATTAGGGTACCTCATTTTGGTTTTGCTGATAGAATACAGGAAATACACATCAAAGTGATTCACATAATTATTCAGCTAATTGAAAAGAAAATGGGCTACTAATAGCCCATTCATTTATAATATATTCTAGGAGACACCCCATGGGGTGTTTTTTTATACCTGAATTCCTTCTAATGGAAGCTGAATTGTAAATGTTGCTCCTCCTTCCTTGTTATTAAAGGCGTTTATACTTCCTTTGTGCTGTTCGACAATGTCTTTACTGATAATTAACCCTAAACCTAAGCCTTCTTTTTTTGTAGTATAAAAAGCCTCAAATAAATGGTCAAGATCTTTTATGCCACCTCCATTGTCAGATATACTAATGCCAATTCTATCGTCTTTTAATTTTTTGGTGGATATCTTAATGACCTTAGTATCATTGTCATTTTCTTTTACAACTTGATACGCATTGTCTATTACATTAATAAATACTTGTGATATTTTACCTCCTAGACAAACAACTTCAGGAAGATGATCTTCAAGTTCTACCTGAAGGTCAATACCATCATATTTATATTTTTTTGATAAAAGATTGAGTGTAGTGTTAATACTTTGATTAACATCAAGAGGCTTGGGTACTCCATGATTTGACTTCACTGCATTCTTTAGATCTTGAGAGATCTCTCGAATTCTTTTTACCCCATCATCAATTCCTTCTAAAAGAAGAATAGACTCTTCAATATCTTCTTGAAACTCTTCTTTGTTATCAATCTCTTGTTCCTTTACCATTTCTTGTACCTCCTTTAGATTGTCGCTAATAGGTACAATATTGTTGGAGATAAAGTTTAAAGGATTATTTATTTCATGAGCAACAACAGCCATCATTTGTCCAACGATTGCCATTTTTTCAGATCGAGCTAACTGTTCATGGATTTTTTTAGTTTGTACCAAATTTTCTTTGAGCTCATCATTCTTTTTAGTGAGTTGCTCATTGAGTTCTAAAACCTGAACTACTTTTTCACCAATAATAAATTTTTGATCTTGGATTTCTTTAGTTTTAACTTTTAAAGTATTACTAAACTCTTTAAATCGTTTCTTTTTCTGATTGATCAGATAAATAATAACCCCCATGAGCACTAGTGTGACAATTACGGAAATTAAAGCGTATTCTCTGTAAACAATCTTCTCTTCTGATAAAGTATTTTTCTGATTAAGGAGATTTATTTCTTCCTGCTTTTGAGCAATAGCCATATTATTCTCAATCATTTGAGCTTTTCTCAGCTTTTCCTCGTCCTGATAAAGATGTATATAATAGATGTATTTTCGTAGGGCTTCTGCTTCTTTAATAATATCACCTCTTTTATTATATGCTTTAGAGAGAACGTCTGAAAGTAATAGTGCCTCTTGAATCGCAGGTAGTTTTTCTGCAATCACTAAACCTTTGTTTGCAGCTTCAATACTTTTTGATATACTATTTTGCAACAGATAAACCTGTGCGATCTTCTCTAATATTTTAGCTTGTTTAAGTTGTTGTTTCAGCTTAAGAAAACCTTTGTATGCTTTTCCATAATGATTTAAAGCAATACCTAAACTATCTGAGCTACTATTAAAATAGGTTTCTCCAAGAGAAGCTTCACAAGTGTAAATCAAAGATTCATAATCGGCTTCAATAGCGATTTCTTTAGCTTTTAAAAACTGAAACCTTGCGTCATAAGGACTACCTGCTTGTAAATAAGCTTCTCCAATACTTTGATGAGCAGAGGCAATAAGGTCTTGTTTACCAATAGATTTACGCTGATTTAAACTGTGGTGATAGTTCTCTAAAGCCAACTCATACTTTCCTCTTGATAATTGAATATTACCAAAAACTTGATAGGCATAACCAATCAATTGAGCATCACCGGTTTTGTTTGCGATAATAATTGCTTCATTAATATTTTTAAGGGATTCATAATTATCCCCTTCGTAAAAGAATAAATTACTGATATTTATATATGAATATCCTTTTTGAATTTGGTTGTTTGAAACGTCTGCTTGTAATAATGCTTGTTTGAAGAAATCGAATGCTTTAGAATAGTGTCCTTTATTTCTACAGGCTACCCCAATGAGGTTAAGTACTTTTGCTCGATCTTTAAATTCAGAAGTGCCTTCAGTAATATTTAAAATTTTCTCACCATAATAAATTGTGGTATCTGGAGACAGATCTCTAGAGTTCCACATGATTTGAAAATATGCGTCAATTAATTCTTCTTCATCTAAATTTCCTAACTCCTTTTTGAGGCTATCAATAATGGCTTTTTGAGCGTCGGAAGTAGTGTAGATGCAGATAGTGAATAAATATAGAAGTAATAGTGCTTTTTTCATCGCTTAGCGCTTACAAAAATGCTTTTAATTAAGGTGTTTCCTTTTGGTTAAAATTGAAAATTAGAGTTTATTAAGAGTGACTTCAGGTTTTCAATTTGTGAAATATAATAACTTTTAGAGAACTTAAGGAATTTTAAACGTTAATCGAATTAAAGTTAAAAATAAATTTTGAGCTCCCTGAATTATAAAGGATTATTTCATCTTCTTTTAAATCATTGATAGTCTGATTGTAGGGGAGTAATTTTCGACTTTTTGTAGTTTGATTCCATATGAAAATAACTGAATGATTATTCACTATTTTTTTAAACCCAATTTGAGAGAAACTATCTCCAAACGACCAATCATTTTCTGTGTAAGTCATAATGTCATCTGGAGAATAATCAATCACAAATTGTTTGAGTACTTTACTAAGTCCTCCCATTATGGTGATTCCATTTTTATTACAATATCTAATCATTTCATAGGATTCATGACCAATATTAGTTTTTGTCATTTTTCTTTTCCCACTAAAAGAGGCCACACCAATTAATGCGTTATTCAAGAATAGCCCGTATTTGATTTTTGCATTCGTAATTTTCCCTGTATGATTAATAGATAAAAAGTCATCTAATTCTGGCTTTGTAATTTTAGCGACTTTCACCTTCCTTCCATAAATCACTTTTGATTTACCAAGTGATGCAGCAATTCTAGATAAACAAGCTTCTGTTCTAAATTCGAATGTATCACTCCAAAGATGTATCACTTTATTTGGGTGTAAATGTTTGCCAACTTCTATAATACTTGATGATGAAGCATGCCATTCTTTATGTACTAAATCCGGTTCAATAAGATGAATGAACAATGATTTGTCATCAATCTTAATAAATGGATAAGGGCTTATTTCGTCATAAAGCTCAATAGTGTAATTAAACTCTTGATCTTCAATAAACTGAAATAATTTTTGGAAAATGGTGATATCATACATATCCAAATTTATTAAACTCAATTGTTAATGATTGAGAAATTCACATTGTTTTGACTATTTTTTTACTGATTTATTGATGCAAATCTCAAATTTTTTTAAAAATCTTTGTATTCGAAATACGTTACTCTATATTTGCCTATTAAATATATAGGGTAATAGAATTAATTAAATTACCTCGACAAATTAAGATATGAGCGAAGCTACGAATATACATCCGATATTCAACTCTCTATTAAGTAGAGAAAAGAAAGAAGGTCTCCTAAAGCAAAACGGAGTTGTTTTATGGATGACAGGTTTATCTGGTTCTGGAAAAAGTACTCTTGCAAGAGCATTAGAGTTTGCTTTACATGATTTGGGCTATAAAACCATGTTATTAGATGGAGATAATCTTAGAACTGGTGTAAACAGTAACCTGGGTTTCTCTGAAGAAGATAGAATGGAGAATGTTCGTCGTTCGGCTGAAGTATCGAAATTATTTGCTTCGGCAGGTTTGGTGACCATCTGTTCTTTGATTAGCCCAACAGAGGAAATCAGAGCAATTGCCAGAGACATTATCGGCGAAGAAGATTTTAAACAAGTACATATTGATTGTCCTTTTGAAGTGTGTGCGGAACGTGATGTAAAAGGATTATATAAAAAGGCATTGGCAGGGGAGATCAAAAACTTTACTGGTTTGGATTCTCCTTTCGATATTCCTAAAGACCCATTTGTGCGTATCCCAACGCATGAACAATCTTTGGAGGATAGCTTAAAACAGCTTTTAGAAGCCGTATTGCCGATCATTAAATTAGACGAAAACAAATAGGTATGCAGACTCATACACTAACTCACTTAAAACAGCTGGAATCTGAGGCGATTTATATCTTCAGAGAAGTGGCGGAACAATTCGAACGTCCAGCTATGCTATTTTCTGGTGGAAAGGATTCTATCGTAATGTTACATTTGGCGAGAAAAGCATTCTGGCCAGGTAAAGTTCCTTTTCCGTTAATTCACATCGACACGGGTCATAACTTCCCAGAAGCGATCGACTACCGTGATTGGATGGTGAAAGAATACGATCTTGATTTAATCGTAGGGTCTGTTCAGGAATCTATCGATAAAGGTACTGCAGTAGAGGAAAGAGGGGTAAACCCAAGTAGAAATGGCTTGCAGGCGATTACTCTATTGGAAACTTTGGAGGAATACAACATCGATGCTGCCTTTGGTGGTGGACGTCGTGATGAAGAGAAAGCAAGAGCAAAAGAGCGTTTCTTCTCTCACCGTGACGAATTCGGTCAGTGGAATCCTAAGAACCAACGTCCAGAATTATGGACACTTTACAACGGTCATTACAACGATTATGAGCACTTCCGTATCTTCCCAATTTCCAATTGGACGGAGATGGACGTGTGGCAATATATTGCTCAGGAAAAAATTGCCTTACCTTCTATCTACTTTGCTCACAAGCGTCCGGTAGTAGAAAGAAACGGTATTTTACTGGCTGAATCTCCTTGGAACACTTTGTTGAAAGACGAGAAGTTCGAGGAGCGTTTAATTCGCTATAGAACTCTAGGCGACATGACTTGTACGGGTGCTGTGTTATCTGATGCAGATAACTTATCGGGCATCATTCAAGAAGTGGCCTCTTCTAGAGTAACAGAAAGAGGTAACCGTTCGGACGATAAACGATCGGAAGCCGCAATGGAAGAGCGTAAATTACAAGGTTATTTCTAACATTCAGACATCAAAAACAATGAGCGAAGTATTAAATCATCCAAGTATCATCAGAGAAGAATCAGCTTCAGCTGTTGATCAATCGTATTTAGATATGGACCTTCTTCGTTTCACTACAGCAGGTAGTGTAGACGATGGTAAGAGTACCTTGATTGGTCGTCTGATGTACGATACAAAAGCAATTTTCGAAGACCAATTAGAGGCGATCGAAAAATCAAGTCAGTCTAGAGGGGACGAGAATGTAAACTTGGCCTTACTAACTGATGGATTAAAAGCAGAAAGAGAGCAAGGCATCACTATTGATGTAGCTTACAGATATTTTGCAACACCAAAGCGTAAGTTTATTATTGCCGATACTCCAGGTCACATTCAGTACACACGTAACATGGTAACGGGTGCATCGACTGCAAACTTGGCAATTATTCTTGTAGATGCTAGAAACGGTGTCGTAGAGCAAACAAAACGTCACACATTCATTGCTTCATTATTGAAAATCAAGCATATTGTAGTGGCTGTAAACAAAATGGACTTGGTGGATTACTCTGAAGAGCAATTCAACAAAATCAAAGCTGATTTCTTAGCATTTTCTGAGAAAATCGGTATTGAGGATATCCGTTTTATTCCTATCTCAGCACTTAAAGGGGATAACGTAGTAGATAATTCTACACAAACTCCTTGGTACGCAAGTGGATCATTATTGGAAAACTTGGAGAAAGTAGAAATCGATCAAGACCTTGATTTGGTGAATGGTCGTTTCCCAATCCAAAGAGTAGTGAAAACTGACGATTTCAATGGTTTTGCTGGAAGAGTTGACGGTGGTATCGTTAAGGTAGGTGACGAAGTGGTTGCTTTCCCATCAAAAGAGACCGCAAAGATTAAATCTATTGAGACAATGGACGGAAGTATTGAAGAAGCATTCCCTCCAATGTCAGTAGTAATCACTTTAGATAAAGAATTGGAACTGAAGAGAGGGGACATGATCGCTAAGGCGGACAACCAACCTTCAGAAGTGGATTCAATTAATGCAACAGTTTGTTGGATGAACCAGAATGGTTTATCAGTTGGTGGTAAATATTTACTGAAGCACACAACAACAGAGGTAGAAGCCACTGTAACCGCTGTAGTGGACAAATTGGATATCAATACAATGGAGCACATCAGCACAGATTCAGGTCTTCAGATGAACGAAATTGGTGAGATTTCGATTAGTTTATCATCAGCTATTGTTTCAGATAGCTATAAGACCAACAGAGCAACAGGTAGCTTAATCTTAATTGATCAAGAGACAAATGAAACTGTTGCGGCGGGTATGATCAAATAATTTCATTCAGCTATATATTAAAAAACACAACATCTTTAACAGGATGTTGTGTTTTTTTATTTATGAAACTTTTCTGAGACGATATCCACAAGTCAATAGAAAAGCGATGGTTACAAATACAATTACCATAATTTAGTTAATAATAAAGGGGAGTTTGTTGTTAATTATTTGATTCAAGGGAGAGAATTACTCAATGACAATTTTTTCAAATTCGACGATTCCACCTACACTTACTTTTACAAAGTGTTCACCCTCTCCAAGCTTGTAGAATTTATTGATTTTACCATAGGGGTCTTGGAACTCTAAACTACCTTTAGCATCCAAAACAATAATACCAATGGTTTCATCTTTCTTGCCCTCTATAAAGAAACCATCTTTTTGTTTCTTAATGATGACATTTTTATTACTTAACTGATTGGTACTACCATGTGCGTATACAGTACATAGATAATCAGTTTCCCATTTTATTACCTTATAATAGATATCATCATTTTGGTTTGCAGGAATTTTATATTGATAAACTGCATGATCATTCGCTTGGACTGTTTCATGTTTCCAATGTATTTTATCCGATGAGGTTTGGACTTCAAATTTATAATACTCTTTTGAATGATCTGCCCAAGTAAGAATTGTTGCGTGATCTGTACGACTAACTTTTAGGTTATTTTTCATTTCTTGAGCATGTATGTTCCCAAGAAACAAAAGTGATAGTAGTATAGATAATAGGTATTTAGATGAATACATTTTTCAAATTATTTAATATATAAATTTTATACGCAGATAATTAAAAAAAGTAGTACACCTTAAAGCTTGTTAAGATTATAAAAAAATGTGCAAAATACATTTCATTTTTCGATTATTTTGATCAATAAATGTCATTATTTTGTGCAATGTTCAGATTTTGGTAATTTATTTGTAATCTAAATATCGACTTATGATCACTTTCATTTGTATGTGAGCTACAAATCTATATTTTTGTGATCTAGGCAATTTTTTTTCGACTACCAATTTTTGAGGATTAACGTGGAAAACGAGCAAAATTCAGAAAATAATAATGTCATACATATTGATGGTATGTACCAAAACTGGTTCCTTGATTACGCTTCTTATGTAATCTTGGAAAGAGCGGTGCCTAGCATTTATGATGGCTTAAAACCTGTACAAAGAAGGATTCTTCATTCAATGAAAGAGTTGGATGATGGACGTTTCAATAAAGTGGCGAACATTATTGGATCGACAATGCAGTATCACCCACATGGTGATGCGGCTATTGGCGATGCAATAGTAAACTTAGGGCAAAAAGAACTATTAATAGAAACTCAAGGTAACTGGGGTGATATAAGAACGGGAGATAGTGCAGCAGCACCTCGTTATATAGAAGCTCGATTATCCAAGTTTGCATTAGAGGTAGTTTTTAATCCAAAGACAACGGAATGGCAACTTTCTTATGATGGACGTAAGAAAGAACCTATCAACTTACCAGTGAAATTCCCATTACTTTTATCTCAAGGGGTAGAAGGTATTGCGGTTGGTTTGGCAACGAAGATTATGCCTCACAACGTAAAGGAATTGATTAAGGCATCTATTGATGTTTTAAAAGGTAAGAAGGTGCATCTATTACCTGATTTCCCTACAGGAGGATTGGCAGATTGTTCTAACTACAATAGCGGTCTGAAAGGGGGGAAGATCAGAAATAGAGCAAGAATTGAGTCGCCTGACAATAAAACATTATTGATCAAAGAGATTCCATATACTTGTACAACATCAAGTTTGATTGATTCGATCATTAAAGCGAACGATCAAGGGAAAATCAAGATCAAAAAAGTAATTGATAATACGGCTAAAGATGTAGAAATCGAGATTCAATTGGCCAATGGCCAGTCCCCTGATGTGACGATTGCTGCCCTTTATGCGTTTACAGATTGTGAAGTATCTATTTCTCCAAACGCTTGTGTCATCATTGATGATAAACCGGTATTTATTGGTGTAGAGGATATCCTTAAGAGCGATACTGATTATACTGTAAAATTACTTGAGACTGAATTAAAGATTCGTGAGGGAGAACTTCAAGAGAAAATTTTATTTAGCTCATTAGAGAAGATTTTCATCGAAAATAGAATCTATAGAGATATTGAAGAGTGTGAGACTTGGGAAGCAGTTATCGAGACGATCGATAAAGGGTTAACACCATTCAAGCCGAGCTTCTATAGAGAGATTACAGAAGACGATATTGTTCGTTTAACTGAAATCAAGATTAAGAGAATCTCTAAGTACGATACTTTCAAGGCAGATGAATTACTAAAATCACTTTTAGAAGAACTAGAAGAGGTAAGACATAACCTTGTTCACATTATCGAATATGCTATTGAATATTTCCAAAACTTATTGAAGAAGTATGGAAAAGAGCATGAGCGTTTAACTGAGTTGACTACTTTCGATACTATTTTGGCATCAAAGGTAGCTGCAAACAATGCGAAGTTGTATGTGAATAAAAAAGAAGGATTCATTGGTTTCAACCTGAAAAAAGAAGAAGGTGTTGAGGAAGTGATGGATTGTTCAGATATCGATGATATCATTGTCTTTAGAAATACTGGAGAGTATGTGATTACCAAAATCGGAGATAAGAAATTCGTAGGTAAAAACATTCTTCATGCTGAAGTTTATGTAAAAGGAGATGAGCGTAAAGTGTATAACGCTATTTACTTAGACGGAGCAACGGGTATTACCAGAGTTAAACGTTTCCAAGTACCTAGTTTTACTAGGGATAAGGAATATAACGTAACTAAAGGATCCCCTAAATCTAAAGTCACTTACTTCTCGAGCAACCCTAATGGAGAAGCAGAAGTGGTAGGAGTATCTTTATCACCTAACTGTAGTGCAAAAGTAAAATCGTTTGAATATGATTTTGCTGATCTAGAAATTAAGGGTAGAGGGTCTCAAGGAAATATCCTAACTAAGTATCCTGTTAGAAGAGTTACGTTAAAACGTGAGGGTGTTTCTACTTTACCAGCTATTGATCTTTGGTACGATGAATCTGTTGGATTATTAAACAAAGATGAAAACGGTAAATATCTTGGTAAGTTTAAAGATGAGGACAGAATTATCATTTTCTATGAAGATGGTGAATATGAACTGACCAACTTTGAAATAACTAATCGTTACGATGCTAAGAAAGTAGTATTAATCGAGAAGTTCTTACCGTATAAAGCTATATCTGCTGTTCATTACGATACGAATAACCGCCAATATTACATCAAACGTTTCCATATCGAAACATCGACGATGAACAAGC includes the following:
- a CDS encoding tetratricopeptide repeat protein; amino-acid sequence: MKYYLLTLSFFTISFFSIGQVGKQHFYDLTEEQVNYYIDSLNQLEFDNETDRITNEVDKSLIYSYYNDYQKAIVIMNDLILFHPKDYKLYHQRGNYHIESNHHQKAIRDFSTALIYAPDSAYVEILVNRAAAFSHIRQFDKAYNDLQKAYAKDSTDLGVLNNLGTVSDELGRKEESFIYFNKIIELDPTFMPGYLNLGFKYQLIGEHEMAIEQFNIVIENSQYLGLSLNNRAYSRLQLGDVKGAYEDVMKSLYVDDTNSYAFRNLALIYIEMKDYEKACEAIDESINKGFIPRYGNEIVDLKNKYCEISSTQ
- the cysC gene encoding adenylyl-sulfate kinase, whose amino-acid sequence is MSEATNIHPIFNSLLSREKKEGLLKQNGVVLWMTGLSGSGKSTLARALEFALHDLGYKTMLLDGDNLRTGVNSNLGFSEEDRMENVRRSAEVSKLFASAGLVTICSLISPTEEIRAIARDIIGEEDFKQVHIDCPFEVCAERDVKGLYKKALAGEIKNFTGLDSPFDIPKDPFVRIPTHEQSLEDSLKQLLEAVLPIIKLDENK
- the cysD gene encoding sulfate adenylyltransferase subunit CysD, with the protein product MQTHTLTHLKQLESEAIYIFREVAEQFERPAMLFSGGKDSIVMLHLARKAFWPGKVPFPLIHIDTGHNFPEAIDYRDWMVKEYDLDLIVGSVQESIDKGTAVEERGVNPSRNGLQAITLLETLEEYNIDAAFGGGRRDEEKARAKERFFSHRDEFGQWNPKNQRPELWTLYNGHYNDYEHFRIFPISNWTEMDVWQYIAQEKIALPSIYFAHKRPVVERNGILLAESPWNTLLKDEKFEERLIRYRTLGDMTCTGAVLSDADNLSGIIQEVASSRVTERGNRSDDKRSEAAMEERKLQGYF
- a CDS encoding mechanosensitive ion channel family protein, with translation MDFNSSKLQDQLTFVLTEYGLKAGMAILFLIVGFMIANKVAHIVANQVKRKSSDNHALIDFITSLVKIGLKVIILIAAIGIAGVETTSFIAMLGSAGLAIGLALQGSLANIAGGALLLTLKPMKKGELIEAQGHLGVVEDIGLFATSIVTPHRRHVFIPNGGLAGGVIKNYTREGFVRCDVPIGISYDSDIKKARQVLLDVIKDDKRVLTQPEAPVVWVTNLGDSSVDLQLRVHLKVDDYWAFLFETLEAGKIALDNNGIEIPFPQRVVHMKQEAEA
- the lpcA gene encoding D-sedoheptulose 7-phosphate isomerase; the protein is MSDFKSLIEGELKEAQTVLEKFLSDENNIHSIEKAADLLVDSFKNDGKVISCGNGGSHCDAMHFAEELTGRYREDRPSIGAIAISDASHLSCVSNDYGFEYVFSRYLQGVGRKGDVLFVLSTSGNSQNIVNAIDVAKEKGIKVIALTGKDGGKMAGLADVEIRVPHFGFADRIQEIHIKVIHIIIQLIEKKMGY
- a CDS encoding DNA gyrase/topoisomerase IV subunit A; this translates as MYQNWFLDYASYVILERAVPSIYDGLKPVQRRILHSMKELDDGRFNKVANIIGSTMQYHPHGDAAIGDAIVNLGQKELLIETQGNWGDIRTGDSAAAPRYIEARLSKFALEVVFNPKTTEWQLSYDGRKKEPINLPVKFPLLLSQGVEGIAVGLATKIMPHNVKELIKASIDVLKGKKVHLLPDFPTGGLADCSNYNSGLKGGKIRNRARIESPDNKTLLIKEIPYTCTTSSLIDSIIKANDQGKIKIKKVIDNTAKDVEIEIQLANGQSPDVTIAALYAFTDCEVSISPNACVIIDDKPVFIGVEDILKSDTDYTVKLLETELKIREGELQEKILFSSLEKIFIENRIYRDIEECETWEAVIETIDKGLTPFKPSFYREITEDDIVRLTEIKIKRISKYDTFKADELLKSLLEELEEVRHNLVHIIEYAIEYFQNLLKKYGKEHERLTELTTFDTILASKVAANNAKLYVNKKEGFIGFNLKKEEGVEEVMDCSDIDDIIVFRNTGEYVITKIGDKKFVGKNILHAEVYVKGDERKVYNAIYLDGATGITRVKRFQVPSFTRDKEYNVTKGSPKSKVTYFSSNPNGEAEVVGVSLSPNCSAKVKSFEYDFADLEIKGRGSQGNILTKYPVRRVTLKREGVSTLPAIDLWYDESVGLLNKDENGKYLGKFKDEDRIIIFYEDGEYELTNFEITNRYDAKKVVLIEKFLPYKAISAVHYDTNNRQYYIKRFHIETSTMNKRFKFINEANASRLLLVTTQMSPLVELTYTNGRKREKYQVNLKEFVEVKGWKALGNRIPHDKVTDAKLLSKDDAVDTTESTTKKEDDSSNDDHNDGHDSLRLF
- a CDS encoding sulfate adenylyltransferase subunit 1 — protein: MSEVLNHPSIIREESASAVDQSYLDMDLLRFTTAGSVDDGKSTLIGRLMYDTKAIFEDQLEAIEKSSQSRGDENVNLALLTDGLKAEREQGITIDVAYRYFATPKRKFIIADTPGHIQYTRNMVTGASTANLAIILVDARNGVVEQTKRHTFIASLLKIKHIVVAVNKMDLVDYSEEQFNKIKADFLAFSEKIGIEDIRFIPISALKGDNVVDNSTQTPWYASGSLLENLEKVEIDQDLDLVNGRFPIQRVVKTDDFNGFAGRVDGGIVKVGDEVVAFPSKETAKIKSIETMDGSIEEAFPPMSVVITLDKELELKRGDMIAKADNQPSEVDSINATVCWMNQNGLSVGGKYLLKHTTTEVEATVTAVVDKLDINTMEHISTDSGLQMNEIGEISISLSSAIVSDSYKTNRATGSLILIDQETNETVAAGMIK
- a CDS encoding tetratricopeptide repeat-containing sensor histidine kinase translates to MKKALLLLYLFTICIYTTSDAQKAIIDSLKKELGNLDEEELIDAYFQIMWNSRDLSPDTTIYYGEKILNITEGTSEFKDRAKVLNLIGVACRNKGHYSKAFDFFKQALLQADVSNNQIQKGYSYINISNLFFYEGDNYESLKNINEAIIIANKTGDAQLIGYAYQVFGNIQLSRGKYELALENYHHSLNQRKSIGKQDLIASAHQSIGEAYLQAGSPYDARFQFLKAKEIAIEADYESLIYTCEASLGETYFNSSSDSLGIALNHYGKAYKGFLKLKQQLKQAKILEKIAQVYLLQNSISKSIEAANKGLVIAEKLPAIQEALLLSDVLSKAYNKRGDIIKEAEALRKYIYYIHLYQDEEKLRKAQMIENNMAIAQKQEEINLLNQKNTLSEEKIVYREYALISVIVTLVLMGVIIYLINQKKKRFKEFSNTLKVKTKEIQDQKFIIGEKVVQVLELNEQLTKKNDELKENLVQTKKIHEQLARSEKMAIVGQMMAVVAHEINNPLNFISNNIVPISDNLKEVQEMVKEQEIDNKEEFQEDIEESILLLEGIDDGVKRIREISQDLKNAVKSNHGVPKPLDVNQSINTTLNLLSKKYKYDGIDLQVELEDHLPEVVCLGGKISQVFINVIDNAYQVVKENDNDTKVIKISTKKLKDDRIGISISDNGGGIKDLDHLFEAFYTTKKEGLGLGLIISKDIVEQHKGSINAFNNKEGGATFTIQLPLEGIQV